In Schistocerca serialis cubense isolate TAMUIC-IGC-003099 chromosome 3, iqSchSeri2.2, whole genome shotgun sequence, the following proteins share a genomic window:
- the LOC126471148 gene encoding uncharacterized protein LOC126471148: MLVAVNASWKLPVGYFLTAGITGEQKAKIVRQCIDLANSSGVKVVSLTCVGSVSSLSMARYLGCDLNCETLRSSFSVEGNDHEMSLFLDPPHMFKHVQLGTHLLSNSVTDAIQYCCDMKLPGFEEASGTVKFIRIFSCLYVVCNYRILLQSGFKKALNTANYSAVEGFVLKAQKYIKELTVSPNPQAIKVIDSDRKTGFIGFVFYSCLAN, translated from the exons ATGCTTGTGGCTGTTAATGCTTCTTGGAAGCTCCCAGTTGGGTATTTCTTGACTGCTGGTATAACTGGGGAGCAAAAAGCCAAGATAGTTAGACAGTGCATTGATCTTGCTAATTCAAGTGGTGTGAAAGTTGTTTCACTCACATGTGTTGGTTCAGTTAGCAGTTTGTCAATGGCTAGATATTTAGGCTGTGATCTCAATTGTGAAACTTTGAGAAGTTCTTTCTCAGTTGAAGGGAATGATCATGAGATGTCATTATTCCTAGACCCTCCACATATGTTCAAACAT GTGCAACTGGGTACTCACCTGCTTAGCAATTCTGTGACAGATGCTATACAGTACTGTTGTGATATGAAACTCCCAGGATTTGAAGAGGCATCTGGAACAGTAAAATTTAtacgcattttcagctgtctctaTGTTGTCTGCAATTACAGAATACTTTTACAAAGTGGTTTCAAGAAGGCATTAAATACAGCAAATTATAGTGCTGTAGAGGGATTTGTTTTAAAGGCACAGAAGTACATCAAGGAACTCACTGTCAGTCCAAATCCTCAAGCAATCAAAGTTATTGACTCAGATAGAAAGACAGGATTTATTGGATTTGTGTTTTACTCATGTTTAGCAAATTAG